The DNA region ttaagTCGACCTAACACCATTCAGTTAATGATTTCTTGGTAACTAattatgttatatatttgttCTTACAGAATGTCCACCTTTTCATCATCTCTGGATTAACTGCAGTAAAAGAAGTTTGTTTTCCTTGATGCTGCTTTTAAAATTTCTTTTGATTTGAGACTGAGACCATTGCTGCCATGGCTATCAACTCAGATGTGGAGGACTGGGGTGGAATGGGCAGCACAGACTCTGGAGAGAGGGCCCGGCTGCTGCAGAGCCCCAGTGTGGACTCTGTGCCCTACAtcgagacagagagaagaggtggtGGTGTGTCCTCTATTGGAGCTGTATTCATTGTAGTCAATGCTGCACTGGGAGCAGGCTTACTCAATTTCCCTGCAGCCTTCAGTATGGCTGGAGGAATTACAGCCGGAGTGATGCTACAGATGGTAAGGATATGCTTAAACAATTTCTTCTTAGATgtctttctttttaaaattatcATTGTAATTGGGTCAATATTCCAGATAATTTATCAACATAttcttttgtgttgtgtttcagttCATGCTGATCTTCATTATCAGTGGGTTGGTGATCCTTGGATACTGCTCCCAGGTTTGTGCAAACTCTTTGTTCCTGTGCATTTACAGCATTTAGCAGATGGCCCTTGTGTTGCATAATACCACAGACATTCACTTCCCGTGGCAAAAACATGCTGCTGACTCATTTAAAAGTGAATATCCAATCCCACAACATTTACATTCATGCCTACAtttgttatgttattatgtttattatgttgtttagtggtttatttttttattaggtattttagcattttaataCCAGTCTCCTGTGATCACTTTCACTTATTGAATAAGGCATTAGGACTAAAAATGCTAGTGTTGTTTAAATACAATATGTACATTATCTGCTATTTTTGGTTggttggtttggtttggttaaATGATTATATGTGTTTGTTTAGGTCAGTAATGAAAGCACCTATCAAGAGGTGGTACGAGCCACATGTGGGAAGGTGACTGGAATTTTATGTGAAGTAGCCATTGCGATTTACACATTTGGCACCTGCATCGCGTTCTTCATTGTTATTGGAGATCAACTGGATCGATGTAAGTACAGTTATATAGTTTATAAATTGTAGTACATAGTATACAGTATGTTTTACACTGTCAAATTGGATTTTAGTACACACAGACCTCATGTGACTTGTTTAAACATTACCAATCACATGCTGACTAAAAGAAATCCTAGTTGTAACTTTCCTTTAGAGTACAAGAacattcaattctgtcaactggacaaagttttcaaatgaactttttctccagttgacagaaacTATTTTTTCTTACCATTTACTAACTTTTGactatggctcatacctggacgactggaggattgcacatacattttgtgtgaCTTCTAGAAATTAATATAGCACCGCAACAGTCACTGAAGGTTTCACTGCTTTTCTCTTTGCCTTCATATTAATTATACTTTGTCATGTATTGTAGTAATTGAAGCTGCAAATCATGATGGTTCAGGCAGCCACCCTTGGTACATGGATAGAAAGTTCACTATTTCTGTGACGGCAGTTCTGGTTATACTCCCTCTGTCCATTCCCAAAGAAATTGGTTTTCAGAAATATGCCAGGTATACATTTCACtgtctatattttatattgatgttatcaaaatgttttatctttaATGTTGTTACTCTGTCTCATTGTAGTGCAATAAGTGTTGTAGGAACCTGGTACGTTACAATAGTGGTCATCATTAAGTACATTTGGCCAGATAAAAACAACATGCCGGGCTACCTTCCTGTCAGGTGAGTTTATACTTCAACTTGTATTTATGCAAAAAAGTTCCATCTTAGCAATTGTTACAAATACTCAGCTATCTTACAGCTCTACATCTTGGACAGCTGTGTTCAATGCTATGCCCACCATCTGCTTTGGCTTCCAG from Periophthalmus magnuspinnatus isolate fPerMag1 chromosome 3, fPerMag1.2.pri, whole genome shotgun sequence includes:
- the slc38a7 gene encoding sodium-coupled neutral amino acid transporter 7 produces the protein MAINSDVEDWGGMGSTDSGERARLLQSPSVDSVPYIETERRGGGVSSIGAVFIVVNAALGAGLLNFPAAFSMAGGITAGVMLQMFMLIFIISGLVILGYCSQVSNESTYQEVVRATCGKVTGILCEVAIAIYTFGTCIAFFIVIGDQLDRLIEAANHDGSGSHPWYMDRKFTISVTAVLVILPLSIPKEIGFQKYASAISVVGTWYVTIVVIIKYIWPDKNNMPGYLPVSSTSWTAVFNAMPTICFGFQCHVSCVPVFNSMTRKEIKPWGLVVTLSMIICLFVYTGTGVCGFLTFGSSVQQDVLMSYPPNDIAVAFARAFIVVCVVTSYPILHFCGRAVIEGLWLRFQGEQVEVCVRREQRRRIFQTLVWFIVTLVLALFIPDIGRVISLIGGLAACFIFVFPGLCLMQAKLSETDNRSTSWHGMVIFGVVMVTLGAFIFGLTTSNSIYQDVKT